The following are encoded in a window of Variovorax paradoxus genomic DNA:
- a CDS encoding Ig-like domain-containing protein has translation MAFVPTASDNVPRNTEISATLNKALLASTVTDSNVRITRSGAAVPGSLNYDAASHKVSFAPAKALDLLARYTVTAGTGLKDLAGNGLAAEKSWSFRTVDGTWEAPHQLEAATTTSGDVVTAPDGQGNTVMVWPSKPDGGFFEIRTAVQSADGGWGSVSTLSASGNYHALFPQVRFDSQGNGLVVWTQGDGAGNGVWSSRFLKGTGWQTPIQLDQAFDAGYGASLAIDADGNAFAVWGKRETQHANSDIWGARFTSAGGWQAPVRLGSSANIGTYDQAEQPQVAVDAAGNAYVLWVQRTSDAPVWVARYQIGSGWQPAVSLGAVRLGDPYAPRLAVSNSGQVMALWNSFIQQGGGQDRFDLWWSTLATPGGSWTSPALLENDDAGYALNQVLVADSAGSFHAIWQQHASPSSSDLVYRRYTPGSGWNNVTTVSTTHNAFYSNRVPSLVADRNGNLMALWGGYRSGDGEGEAGTFARRYAAGEGWRSTFRVGAAGHAPASSTSLAVQTDGTIVGSWMEPTEYSSNGPVSAARFK, from the coding sequence GTGGCCTTCGTTCCCACGGCCAGCGACAACGTCCCTCGCAATACCGAGATTTCGGCCACGTTGAACAAAGCCTTGCTGGCATCGACCGTGACGGACAGCAATGTGCGCATCACGCGCTCGGGCGCTGCGGTTCCGGGTTCGCTGAACTACGACGCGGCGAGCCACAAGGTTTCGTTCGCGCCGGCGAAAGCACTGGACCTGCTGGCCCGCTACACCGTGACGGCAGGGACAGGCCTGAAGGACCTGGCGGGCAACGGCTTGGCCGCAGAGAAGTCCTGGTCGTTCCGAACGGTCGATGGCACTTGGGAGGCTCCACACCAGCTCGAGGCGGCGACGACCACCTCAGGCGATGTTGTCACAGCCCCCGATGGCCAGGGAAATACAGTGATGGTCTGGCCCAGCAAGCCCGACGGCGGTTTTTTCGAGATCCGCACAGCGGTGCAGAGTGCGGACGGCGGTTGGGGCAGTGTCAGCACGCTGAGTGCATCCGGCAACTACCACGCCCTGTTCCCTCAGGTCCGCTTCGACAGTCAAGGCAATGGCTTGGTCGTCTGGACGCAAGGGGACGGAGCAGGTAATGGCGTGTGGTCATCGCGCTTCTTGAAGGGCACCGGCTGGCAAACGCCAATACAGCTGGACCAAGCTTTCGACGCAGGCTATGGCGCCTCGCTCGCGATCGACGCCGACGGCAATGCCTTCGCCGTCTGGGGCAAGCGTGAAACACAGCATGCCAATTCGGATATCTGGGGCGCCCGCTTCACATCGGCCGGTGGTTGGCAGGCACCGGTCCGGCTGGGCAGTTCGGCCAACATCGGCACCTACGACCAGGCCGAACAGCCGCAGGTGGCTGTGGATGCCGCAGGCAATGCCTACGTGTTGTGGGTTCAGAGAACCAGCGACGCGCCGGTCTGGGTCGCGCGCTATCAAATCGGCAGCGGGTGGCAGCCTGCGGTATCGCTGGGAGCAGTTCGACTGGGCGACCCGTACGCACCGAGGCTCGCTGTTTCCAACTCAGGTCAGGTGATGGCGCTGTGGAACTCCTTCATCCAACAGGGGGGCGGACAAGACCGCTTTGACCTGTGGTGGAGCACGCTCGCAACACCGGGTGGCAGCTGGACGTCGCCGGCTCTGCTTGAGAACGACGATGCGGGCTACGCCCTGAATCAGGTGCTGGTGGCCGACAGCGCCGGCAGCTTCCATGCAATCTGGCAGCAACACGCGTCCCCTAGCAGCAGCGACCTCGTTTATCGCCGGTACACCCCTGGCTCGGGTTGGAACAACGTCACGACCGTCAGCACGACACACAACGCCTTCTACAGCAATCGTGTCCCCAGCCTGGTAGCAGACCGCAATGGCAACCTGATGGCCCTGTGGGGCGGCTACCGATCAGGCGACGGCGAAGGAGAAGCGGGTACGTTCGCAAGGCGCTATGCGGCCGGTGAAGGATGGCGCAGTACGTTTCGCGTAGGTGCTGCGGGTCATGCACCAGCGTCGTCCACGTCGTTGGCCGTGCAAACGGATGGCACCATCGTGGGAAGTTGGATGGAGCCTACGGAATACAGCAGCAATGGGCCTGTTTCTGCCGCCAGGTTCAAGTAA
- a CDS encoding 3'-5' exonuclease has product MREHYISVDIETSGPIPGEFSMLSLGASVVDDDGKTFYVQLKPLNRNAVPEALAVTGLSLEALERDGTAPAIAMADFASWLEAARPNGAKPVFVGLNAPFDWSFVNYYFVRFCGSNPFGHTALDIKAMYMGATGCTWSQTTSSQMAKRLLPKKKGTHNALDDALYQAELFRLVRGLTFRQPGDC; this is encoded by the coding sequence ATGCGAGAACACTACATCTCAGTGGATATCGAAACCTCCGGCCCCATCCCGGGTGAGTTCAGCATGCTCTCTCTTGGTGCTTCGGTCGTGGATGACGATGGCAAGACGTTCTACGTTCAGCTCAAGCCCTTGAACCGCAATGCGGTGCCTGAAGCACTTGCAGTCACAGGTCTGTCGCTGGAGGCCCTCGAGCGCGATGGCACCGCGCCTGCGATTGCGATGGCGGACTTCGCAAGCTGGCTTGAGGCGGCGCGACCAAACGGAGCCAAGCCAGTTTTCGTCGGGCTCAATGCGCCCTTTGATTGGAGCTTCGTCAACTACTACTTCGTTCGCTTCTGCGGAAGCAACCCCTTCGGACACACGGCGTTGGACATCAAGGCCATGTACATGGGTGCGACTGGATGTACCTGGAGCCAGACAACCTCCAGTCAGATGGCCAAGCGGCTGCTTCCGAAAAAGAAGGGAACGCACAATGCTCTGGATGATGCCCTGTACCAGGCCGAGTTGTTCCGTTTGGTGCGCGGACTGACGTTTCGGCAACCTGGTGATTGCTGA